TCGCGCACGCGGCAAGCGCTAACAGGATGCGAGGGTGGGAGGATGGGCCGGCGCGGTGCGGAGGTTCGGGGGCCGTCAACCCGCGCCTCGACGCACCGCGATTAGGGAGCTTTCTCTGCGTGATTGGAATCGGGGACCGAGACCGCGAACAGGGTCACGATGTCGCCGAGGTCGATGGGGACGAGTCGCCTCCCCAACTGGGAGGCGCCGACCGCGCGCGCGACCCGGCCCAGCACGGGACCAATCCGCTGCTCGAGCTGCTCCGCGAGGTATCCGAGCCGCACGATTCGGCAGTGCCGCCGGACGTCGACGACCTGAAACCCCGCGGCGGTGACCATGCGGGCCAGCGTGCGCCGCGAAAAATATGACAGGTGCATCTGCATGTACCATGGCCATCGACGCCCGAGAACTCGGGCCACCGGCGCATCGACGTCCATGGTTGAGATCGCGAGGAGACCGCCCGGGCGCAAGAGCCGGTGGATGTGTCGGACGTCGCCGGTCGGATCTGGCAGGTGCTCCACGACGTCCCACATGGTGACAGCGTCGTAACTGTGCTCCGCGTCTCGCAGATCGGCGATGGAGCCGCGGGTCACCGGCAGGCCGCGTTTTTGGGCCACGCCCACCGCCCAGTGCGACAGCTCAATTCCCCGCGCATCCCATCCCAGGTCGCGCGCCACCTCGACGAACACGCCCAGATGGCTTCCGACGTCGAGGAGCCGGCCCGGCCGCGCGAACTCCTCGATCTCACCCAGGGCCCGCCGAAAGGTGTGAACGCGTCCTTCCCGCTCTTCCGCGTAGCGTACGTCGACGACGTCCTCATATGCCGCCCGGATGCACTCGGGATCCGGCTGCGGATTTTGGTACACAAATCCACAATTGGTACAGCGGACGATGGGCCCGCACTCGCCGTACGCCGAGCTGGTGCAGGCGTAGATCTCCTGAACGTCGCGGCCTGCGAGGCTCTCCAGGCGGGACGGGT
The genomic region above belongs to Chloroflexota bacterium and contains:
- a CDS encoding class I SAM-dependent methyltransferase; the protein is MDALAQAGPATPFWSMRLVPCNLCGSTSFREIYPSRLESLAGRDVQEIYACTSSAYGECGPIVRCTNCGFVYQNPQPDPECIRAAYEDVVDVRYAEEREGRVHTFRRALGEIEEFARPGRLLDVGSHLGVFVEVARDLGWDARGIELSHWAVGVAQKRGLPVTRGSIADLRDAEHSYDAVTMWDVVEHLPDPTGDVRHIHRLLRPGGLLAISTMDVDAPVARVLGRRWPWYMQMHLSYFSRRTLARMVTAAGFQVVDVRRHCRIVRLGYLAEQLEQRIGPVLGRVARAVGASQLGRRLVPIDLGDIVTLFAVSVPDSNHAEKAP